AGCAGCAAGGGCTTTCATTCCCGTGGTGATGATTATGCCCATGGTCATCCTCCTGGTCGCTGTCGTCCTCGTCAAAGGGCTTCTGCTTGTGGAATATACAGCACTTCTTGGAGCTCTTCTTCTGCATGAA
This genomic stretch from Cucurbita pepo subsp. pepo cultivar mu-cu-16 unplaced genomic scaffold, ASM280686v2 Cp4.1_scaffold009357, whole genome shotgun sequence harbors:
- the LOC111787296 gene encoding protein phosphatase 1 regulatory subunit INH3-like — protein: HSQPPETLVLRLNRKKKKVSWKEGTVDNEFMQKKSSKKCCIFHKQKPFDEDDSDQEDDHGHNHHHGNESPCCSRGNGGDSSSRVS